One region of Pararhizobium qamdonense genomic DNA includes:
- a CDS encoding glycosyltransferase — translation MPPPFQLSVIVPHLNEPDDLRQCLLALDAQRADGIAFEIIVVDNGSSEMPVAACLDIPDLRLEREIVPGPGPARNHGADLAQADLLAFIDCDCIAQPGWVKEIVDAMANRPDVALLGGDIAVLVADPRYPTAIESYENIYSYRARAYVEQYGFAATGNMAVRKHVFQSVGPFGGISTMEDTEWGQRATAMGHRIIFLPEAKVLTPSCKSFADLARRWDRHVAHGFRKVSGHPSATLRWLIEGLIIAASPLAETLRILTTDRVSGMRNRLLALACLTRIRAHRARRMFGLVFHGDAGRFIENWNRERS, via the coding sequence ATGCCGCCTCCCTTTCAGCTCAGCGTGATCGTGCCTCACCTCAACGAGCCCGATGATCTGCGGCAATGTCTTCTTGCGCTCGATGCACAACGCGCGGATGGCATTGCGTTCGAGATCATCGTGGTGGACAACGGCTCGAGCGAAATGCCGGTGGCAGCCTGCCTCGATATTCCGGATCTCCGCCTGGAGCGCGAAATTGTTCCCGGTCCAGGGCCGGCCCGCAATCATGGCGCAGATCTCGCGCAGGCCGACCTTCTGGCTTTTATCGATTGCGACTGCATTGCTCAGCCTGGCTGGGTGAAAGAGATCGTCGATGCCATGGCAAACAGGCCCGATGTTGCGCTTCTCGGCGGCGATATCGCAGTCCTGGTTGCCGACCCCCGATATCCGACTGCGATCGAATCCTATGAAAATATCTATAGCTATCGTGCGCGTGCCTATGTCGAACAATATGGGTTTGCCGCAACGGGCAATATGGCGGTTCGAAAGCATGTGTTTCAGTCCGTCGGTCCTTTCGGCGGAATATCGACCATGGAAGATACCGAATGGGGACAACGGGCGACGGCAATGGGCCATCGCATCATCTTTCTGCCGGAGGCAAAAGTTCTGACCCCCTCCTGCAAGTCTTTTGCTGATCTGGCCCGGCGGTGGGACCGGCACGTCGCCCACGGCTTCCGCAAGGTTTCCGGTCACCCTTCGGCGACGCTGCGATGGCTGATCGAAGGGCTAATCATCGCCGCGTCTCCGTTGGCCGAGACTTTGAGGATTTTGACGACAGATCGTGTTTCCGGCATGCGAAACCGGTTACTGGCGCTCGCCTGCCTGACCCGCATTCGGGCTCATCGCGCGCGCCGCATGTTCGGCCTGGTGTTTCATGGCGATGCAGGCCGCTTCATCGAAAACTGGAATCGTGAAAGGTCTTGA
- a CDS encoding GumC family protein, with protein MGNIDLKFYVSILLRRLPYLIAIMAVALLSSIAATFFTSPVYSSSAKILSEAPQIPAELARSTVPLSAVEQLQILQQQITTRDDLLALATRLAVYGDSAKQPDEDDLIADMRSRIKFEQLQFDTQSRDQGATVFSVSFLAGRPDMAAKVANELAAMILDRNQRQRTDRAGSTLRFFNQAVDRLSSDLNRLEADILKFKTQNKDTLPESLDFRRNQQGSLQERLISLEREETDLRTKRGNLIATYTNAGQFAGAAPVTPEQQMLADLNRALADQLAIFSETSPNIKALRARIASLQNSLLASPSKDGKNDDEPASRQAGPFGLDLQLSDIDNRLKAVAVEKTSIARAIENLTRSIAGTAASETVLNSLERNRQNIQVQYNAAIGRRAEALTGEQIEMRSDGGRFSLLEPATPPVRAISPQRRRIVALGVMAGLGLGLGVIVLLELLNKTIRRPAELAQLLQSQPLATIPTIRPPSKTHFPNYRRHIAAMLVMGVLPLSPIDGPVSHHGIGHAIAESGAGLNVSLIPVATVAGGRV; from the coding sequence ATGGGCAATATAGACTTGAAATTTTATGTTTCGATCCTTTTGCGAAGGCTGCCCTATCTCATAGCGATCATGGCCGTGGCATTGCTGTCGTCTATCGCGGCCACATTTTTCACATCGCCGGTCTATAGTTCGAGCGCAAAAATTCTATCCGAAGCGCCACAGATCCCGGCCGAACTTGCACGCTCGACCGTGCCGCTCAGCGCCGTCGAGCAGTTGCAGATTCTGCAGCAGCAGATCACGACCAGAGATGATCTGCTGGCGCTCGCAACCCGGCTGGCAGTCTACGGCGATAGCGCCAAGCAACCCGATGAAGACGATCTCATCGCAGATATGCGCTCCCGGATAAAATTCGAGCAATTGCAGTTTGACACGCAGAGCCGGGATCAGGGGGCGACGGTGTTCAGCGTGTCCTTCCTGGCCGGCAGGCCGGATATGGCAGCGAAAGTCGCCAACGAGCTGGCGGCGATGATCCTCGACAGAAACCAGCGGCAACGGACGGATCGTGCCGGCAGCACGTTGCGGTTCTTCAATCAGGCCGTCGATCGGCTGTCTTCCGATCTGAACAGGCTGGAAGCCGATATTCTCAAGTTCAAGACCCAAAACAAGGACACCCTGCCGGAAAGCCTCGATTTCCGCCGCAACCAGCAGGGCAGCCTGCAGGAGAGGCTGATTTCGCTGGAGCGCGAGGAAACCGATCTTCGCACCAAACGCGGCAATTTGATCGCGACATATACCAATGCCGGACAGTTCGCCGGGGCAGCGCCGGTGACGCCGGAGCAGCAGATGCTTGCGGATCTCAACCGGGCGCTTGCGGATCAGCTCGCGATCTTTTCGGAAACGAGCCCGAATATAAAAGCACTGCGCGCCCGGATCGCATCGTTGCAAAATTCCCTGTTGGCCAGCCCTTCCAAGGACGGCAAGAATGACGATGAACCGGCATCCAGACAAGCCGGCCCCTTCGGGCTGGATCTGCAACTGTCGGATATCGATAATCGCCTGAAGGCCGTCGCGGTTGAGAAAACCTCGATCGCCCGCGCGATCGAAAACCTGACCCGCTCGATCGCAGGCACGGCTGCCAGCGAAACAGTCCTGAATTCACTCGAGCGAAATCGCCAGAACATTCAGGTGCAATATAATGCGGCTATCGGCAGGCGTGCGGAGGCCTTGACCGGTGAGCAAATCGAAATGCGCTCCGATGGCGGCCGGTTTTCGCTGCTCGAACCCGCAACGCCGCCCGTCAGGGCCATCAGCCCTCAGCGCCGGCGCATCGTTGCGCTGGGCGTTATGGCAGGGCTCGGCCTCGGGCTCGGTGTCATCGTGCTGCTGGAGCTCCTCAACAAAACCATCCGCAGGCCGGCAGAGCTTGCGCAACTGCTTCAGTCGCAACCGCTCGCCACGATCCCCACTATCAGGCCGCCGAGCAAAACGCATTTTCCGAACTACAGGCGTCACATCGCGGCAATGCTGGTCATGGGCGTGCTGCCGTTGTCGCCGATCGATGGCCCGGTATCGCATCACGGTATCGGTCACGCCATCGCTGAAAGCGGGGCAGGGTTAAATGTCTCTCTTATCCCCGTAGCAACCGTCGCCGGAGGCAGAGTGTAA
- a CDS encoding CpsD/CapB family tyrosine-protein kinase: MDQIRASLQDSLRLQSNDQLAEQAMQACTRLGFEIAWGNLAPLDPAPDTTFRNRIVTIDRSDPAHAPFDMMRTRVLQSMRQNGWTSIAITSPTASCGKSLVALNLAFSLAHQQDCRTLLVDLNLKQPQIGEMLDVNAHASMEDFLKGDAPIHDIFLRYGDNLAVGINHQPVQFSAELLQSLEAAKVLQDLRLRMGPDIILYDLPPMLSSDDVTAFLPNVDCAILVAAAEHSTFAEVDRCERYLSERTNMLGVVLNKCRYCTD; the protein is encoded by the coding sequence ATGGATCAGATTAGAGCCTCCCTGCAAGACAGTCTCAGGCTGCAAAGTAACGATCAGCTGGCGGAACAGGCAATGCAGGCATGCACCCGGCTTGGATTTGAAATCGCATGGGGAAATCTGGCACCTCTCGATCCAGCGCCGGACACGACCTTTCGAAATCGCATCGTGACGATAGACCGTTCGGATCCGGCGCATGCGCCATTCGACATGATGCGCACGCGGGTTCTCCAGAGCATGCGTCAAAATGGCTGGACATCGATTGCAATCACGTCGCCCACTGCGTCCTGCGGAAAATCGCTGGTCGCGCTCAATCTGGCCTTCAGTCTGGCACACCAGCAGGATTGCCGTACGCTGCTGGTCGATCTCAATTTGAAGCAACCGCAAATCGGCGAGATGCTCGATGTCAATGCGCACGCGTCCATGGAAGATTTCCTGAAAGGGGATGCGCCGATCCACGATATTTTCCTGCGGTACGGCGACAATCTGGCCGTGGGCATAAACCATCAGCCCGTGCAGTTTTCTGCAGAGCTGCTGCAGAGCTTGGAGGCTGCAAAAGTGCTGCAGGACCTGCGTCTGCGGATGGGGCCGGACATCATCCTGTACGATCTGCCGCCCATGCTCTCCAGCGACGATGTGACGGCATTCCTGCCCAATGTGGACTGCGCAATTCTGGTTGCAGCTGCAGAACATAGCACATTTGCCGAGGTGGATCGTTGCGAGCGGTATCTGTCCGAACGGACGAACATGCTCGGGGTCGTTTTAAACAAGTGCCGATATTGCACCGACTGA
- the wecB gene encoding non-hydrolyzing UDP-N-acetylglucosamine 2-epimerase → MRKILVVYGTRPEAIKMAPLIHALSASRHCTPVVAVTGQHREMLDQVNRLFEIEPEHDLNIITQAQTLESVTARVLAGVANVIESEAPAAIVVQGDTTTCFAAALAAFYRKIPLIHLEAGLRTGERHNPFPEEINRRLTTQLAALHLAPTQTSKANLLNDGVAENDIVVTGNTVIDALLHVSGRITQTGNQDLQRISGRRSVLVTAHRRESWGEPMAQAARAIARLARQFPDIAFLLPAHLNPAVRNVLLPPLQGLENVVITQPLDYGDFVKAMRDCSIVLTDSGGVQEEAPTFGKPVLVMRETTERPEAVTAGTVRLVGTDEDRIVSEVSELLTDRRAYQEMAHAVNPYGDGQAATRSVQAIEHFFALAERPDEFDAGRDALESPAAAQAMSGFAA, encoded by the coding sequence ATGCGCAAAATACTCGTCGTCTATGGCACGCGCCCCGAAGCGATCAAGATGGCTCCCCTGATCCATGCGCTCTCTGCGTCGCGCCATTGCACGCCGGTCGTCGCCGTCACCGGTCAGCACCGGGAAATGCTCGACCAGGTGAACCGGTTGTTCGAGATTGAACCCGAACATGACCTGAACATCATTACCCAAGCACAGACGCTTGAGAGCGTTACCGCCCGCGTTCTTGCAGGTGTTGCCAATGTCATCGAAAGCGAAGCGCCTGCCGCAATTGTGGTCCAGGGCGATACGACCACCTGCTTTGCAGCGGCATTGGCGGCGTTCTATCGCAAAATCCCGCTGATCCATCTGGAGGCGGGCCTGCGAACGGGCGAGCGTCATAACCCCTTCCCGGAGGAAATCAACCGCCGCCTGACCACCCAGCTTGCAGCGCTGCACCTGGCGCCGACGCAGACGTCGAAGGCAAATCTCCTCAATGACGGCGTCGCAGAAAACGATATTGTCGTGACCGGCAATACCGTGATTGACGCGCTGCTGCATGTGTCCGGCCGCATCACGCAGACAGGTAATCAGGATCTCCAGCGGATCAGCGGCCGCAGAAGCGTTTTGGTGACTGCGCACCGGCGTGAATCCTGGGGCGAACCGATGGCGCAGGCCGCGCGCGCCATCGCGCGGCTCGCACGGCAATTCCCTGATATCGCGTTCCTGCTTCCCGCACATCTCAATCCGGCTGTGCGCAACGTCCTGCTTCCCCCGCTTCAGGGGCTTGAGAACGTGGTGATTACGCAGCCGCTGGACTATGGTGATTTCGTCAAAGCCATGCGTGATTGTTCCATCGTGCTGACGGATAGCGGTGGTGTGCAGGAGGAAGCCCCGACATTCGGAAAGCCGGTTCTCGTGATGCGTGAAACCACGGAGCGGCCCGAGGCGGTGACGGCCGGCACGGTGCGCCTGGTTGGAACAGATGAAGATCGTATCGTCAGCGAAGTCAGCGAGCTTTTGACGGATCGCCGGGCCTATCAGGAGATGGCGCACGCCGTGAATCCTTATGGCGACGGGCAGGCCGCAACACGGTCAGTCCAGGCGATCGAGCACTTTTTTGCTCTGGCAGAGAGACCCGATGAGTTTGATGCCGGGCGCGACGCGCTGGAATCGCCAGCGGCTGCCCAGGCAATGAGCGGCTTTGCCGCTTAA
- a CDS encoding Hint domain-containing protein: MSSDKNRQAPVNGARRHFLGLAAATGAKVAALSALTASTVFPSSIAQAMGIPWWKKGDKGGGNPMCFLVGTAIMTPAGEISIENLKIGDFVKTVDGKAMPVRWIGRHIYRRNGASWPASVVPIRIARHAIDRQTPHRDLYVSPGHALFMDGVLIRAKDLVNGISITSALSDDRDTIDYYHIVLDTHEAILAEGMAAETFLLQDSNHETFTNFGDFARAAGQISGMKPFAPVVAIDSGREHLKALLPAAIRHALHIRQPARKAHQRLALRAENLVS, from the coding sequence ATGTCGTCAGACAAAAATCGGCAGGCACCCGTCAATGGTGCACGGCGGCACTTTCTCGGTTTGGCCGCCGCAACGGGTGCCAAAGTTGCAGCCCTGAGTGCCTTGACCGCATCGACTGTGTTTCCATCATCGATCGCCCAGGCGATGGGAATCCCTTGGTGGAAGAAAGGCGACAAGGGCGGTGGAAATCCCATGTGCTTTCTCGTCGGCACGGCAATCATGACCCCGGCCGGCGAGATCAGCATCGAGAATTTGAAAATCGGTGATTTCGTCAAAACCGTTGATGGCAAGGCCATGCCCGTGCGGTGGATCGGCCGTCACATTTACAGGCGGAACGGTGCGTCCTGGCCTGCCAGCGTGGTTCCGATCCGCATCGCACGGCACGCCATTGACCGGCAGACACCGCACCGCGACCTCTATGTTTCCCCGGGCCACGCGCTGTTCATGGACGGCGTGCTGATCAGAGCCAAGGATCTCGTCAACGGCATTTCCATCACATCGGCGCTTTCGGACGATCGCGACACGATAGACTATTACCATATTGTCCTCGATACCCACGAGGCGATCCTGGCTGAGGGGATGGCAGCGGAGACTTTTCTCCTGCAAGACAGCAATCACGAAACCTTCACCAATTTTGGTGACTTCGCGCGCGCTGCCGGTCAGATTTCGGGGATGAAACCTTTCGCACCGGTCGTCGCGATCGATTCCGGCCGGGAACATCTCAAAGCTCTGCTTCCGGCGGCGATCCGCCATGCCCTGCATATCCGGCAACCGGCTCGCAAGGCGCATCAAAGACTTGCGTTACGGGCCGAAAACTTGGTCAGTTGA
- a CDS encoding calcium-binding protein gives MTENDIQGDSLGVIDLNDASDTQQATVASKATLNESGGFAHHAHKAMDDFGGRDVRHEGRTSDHDSFHFLNNTQAAESDSGTAEVDLGGTSNSGTASDTEATEASQPALKSVASISAATSDTAAATSTASNSAAAATAATAATGFPDATNTGVKGGVAMTKYNGSLHITEDNAVISNMEVTGDIIIDAKNVTLSNIKLISNTEWHVLRIMEDASGFTLKDSEIDGRGLSDNGIYGHGTFLRNNIHDVENGMTLWGPSSVQDNYIHNLRNGKADPHYDGIQVNGGQDIDFIHNTIINDHDQTAALMLENTFGGLRNITVDHNRLVGGGYTVYIDGRKGGGSVDNNTIKITNNEIGGGHWGDFSLYDNKPILSGNTGLGASPETPPVTPETPTTPETPTTPETPTTPETPTTPETPTTPETPVAGKATNGNDVLTGTAGADKIDGLGGNDTIKGLGGNDVLKGGAGNDVLDGGAGADKLDGGAGTDTASYASAKTGVTASLADASINTGDAKGDTYVSVERLSGSSFADKLYGNSGANLLSGGAGNDLLNGGAGGDRLDGGAGTDMASYAGAKTGVTASLANAAINTGDAKGDTYVSIENLKGSGYADKLYGNAEGNLLEGGAGNDVLNGGGGKDVLYGGAGADDLIGGAGADTFSFKALGDSTVSISGRDTIFDFSGTGGDRIDLSAIDANTAASGNQAFNYIGNAAFTGKAGELRTVKSASDTYVYGDVNGDGKADFAVHLDDAISLHKGYFVL, from the coding sequence TTGACGGAGAACGACATCCAGGGGGATTCTCTCGGCGTCATCGATCTGAACGACGCGAGTGACACTCAACAGGCAACCGTTGCCTCCAAAGCCACGCTGAATGAATCAGGCGGCTTTGCACATCACGCTCACAAAGCGATGGACGATTTTGGTGGGCGCGATGTTCGCCACGAAGGCAGGACGTCTGACCACGATTCATTCCATTTCCTCAACAACACACAGGCAGCAGAAAGCGATTCCGGGACTGCTGAAGTCGATTTGGGCGGAACCTCCAATTCCGGCACGGCAAGCGATACCGAAGCAACAGAGGCCTCACAGCCCGCTTTGAAATCAGTTGCCAGCATCAGTGCAGCAACCAGCGATACGGCCGCTGCCACGTCTACGGCCAGCAACAGTGCCGCAGCAGCGACAGCAGCGACAGCAGCGACAGGTTTTCCTGACGCGACCAATACCGGCGTCAAGGGCGGCGTCGCGATGACGAAGTATAACGGCTCGCTTCATATCACTGAGGACAACGCCGTCATCAGCAATATGGAAGTCACCGGCGATATCATCATCGATGCCAAAAACGTCACGCTGAGCAACATCAAGCTCATCTCCAACACGGAATGGCATGTCCTCAGAATCATGGAGGATGCGTCCGGCTTCACACTCAAGGACAGTGAAATCGACGGACGCGGCTTGAGCGACAATGGCATCTACGGCCATGGCACGTTCCTGCGCAACAACATTCACGACGTTGAAAATGGCATGACGCTCTGGGGGCCGTCTTCGGTCCAGGACAATTACATTCACAACCTGCGGAACGGAAAAGCCGACCCGCATTATGACGGCATCCAGGTCAATGGTGGCCAGGATATCGACTTTATCCACAACACCATTATCAACGATCACGACCAGACGGCAGCCTTGATGCTGGAGAACACCTTCGGTGGTCTGCGCAACATCACCGTTGATCACAACCGTCTCGTGGGTGGCGGCTACACCGTCTATATCGACGGGCGCAAGGGCGGCGGCTCCGTCGATAACAACACGATCAAGATCACCAACAACGAGATCGGTGGCGGTCATTGGGGCGATTTCTCGCTGTATGACAACAAGCCGATCCTTTCAGGAAACACCGGTCTGGGCGCTTCGCCGGAAACGCCGCCGGTAACGCCTGAGACACCGACTACTCCGGAAACACCGACCACTCCGGAGACGCCAACGACACCTGAGACACCAACGACGCCGGAAACGCCAACCACCCCGGAAACACCTGTGGCCGGCAAGGCAACCAACGGCAATGACGTGCTGACAGGCACGGCGGGTGCCGACAAGATCGACGGCCTCGGTGGCAACGACACCATCAAGGGTCTTGGTGGCAATGATGTGCTCAAGGGCGGTGCAGGCAATGATGTCCTGGACGGTGGTGCGGGCGCTGACAAACTGGATGGTGGAGCAGGAACCGACACGGCTTCCTATGCAAGCGCAAAGACCGGCGTAACAGCCAGCCTTGCCGACGCTTCCATCAACACAGGCGATGCCAAGGGCGACACCTATGTGTCGGTTGAGCGGCTGAGTGGATCAAGTTTTGCCGACAAGCTCTATGGCAATAGCGGTGCCAATCTGCTTTCCGGTGGCGCAGGCAACGACCTCCTGAATGGCGGTGCCGGCGGTGACAGACTGGATGGCGGAGCAGGAACCGATATGGCTTCCTATGCGGGTGCAAAGACCGGCGTAACTGCCAGCCTTGCCAATGCCGCCATCAACACAGGCGATGCCAAGGGTGACACCTATGTTTCGATCGAGAACCTGAAGGGCTCCGGTTATGCCGACAAACTCTATGGCAATGCCGAAGGCAACCTGCTCGAAGGGGGTGCCGGCAACGACGTCCTGAACGGCGGCGGCGGCAAGGACGTGCTGTATGGCGGGGCTGGTGCCGATGACCTGATCGGTGGGGCCGGTGCGGATACGTTCAGCTTCAAGGCGCTTGGTGATTCGACCGTATCGATCAGCGGGCGTGACACGATCTTTGACTTCTCGGGCACCGGCGGTGACCGGATCGACCTGTCGGCGATCGATGCCAATACTGCAGCATCTGGCAATCAGGCCTTCAACTACATTGGCAACGCAGCCTTTACCGGCAAGGCCGGGGAGCTGCGCACCGTCAAGAGTGCGTCCGACACGTACGTCTACGGCGATGTCAATGGCGACGGGAAGGCCGATTTCGCCGTCCACCTGGATGACGCCATCTCCCTCCACAAGGGTTACTTCGTCTTGTAA
- a CDS encoding glycosyltransferase family 2 protein yields the protein MDASTQQRELLEGDRVAPGGTNVRKLSVVTVAYNSADVLPGLLDSLRAGLEGIEEYEVIVVDNDSHDQSVDLARAHPIGARVIATGRNGGYSAGINAATATIGRSSDLLVLNPDIRLEPGSIRRLYAGLNSACVGVAVPQVRGEDGAIAKSIRREPSIATAWSEALLGGRLSSRLGLGEMVGNSSLYRAGGRIEWATGAILLVTASAREAIGDWDDSFFLYSEEVDYLQRVRAAGLDVLYVPESQAVHIGGDYHSSDFLTALMTTNRIKYYRRHHGAFASAVFQSGIVAGEAIRLAVGSGRRAALSAALGL from the coding sequence ATGGATGCTTCGACACAACAAAGAGAGCTACTGGAGGGCGACCGTGTTGCACCAGGCGGCACAAATGTCCGCAAACTTTCGGTCGTAACCGTTGCCTATAACAGCGCTGACGTTCTGCCAGGCTTGCTCGATTCCCTGCGTGCGGGCCTTGAAGGCATCGAAGAATATGAGGTGATCGTCGTCGACAACGACAGCCATGACCAATCCGTCGATCTGGCGCGTGCTCATCCCATTGGCGCAAGAGTGATCGCGACCGGCCGCAATGGGGGCTATTCCGCCGGGATCAATGCTGCGACAGCGACGATCGGCCGTTCATCGGATCTGCTGGTCCTCAATCCCGATATTCGCCTGGAACCGGGATCCATACGCCGCCTGTATGCGGGCTTGAACAGTGCTTGCGTCGGCGTGGCCGTGCCGCAGGTGCGCGGCGAAGACGGCGCCATTGCCAAATCCATTCGCCGTGAACCCTCGATAGCAACGGCCTGGTCCGAAGCGCTGCTGGGCGGCAGGCTTTCCTCGCGGCTGGGGCTCGGCGAAATGGTCGGCAATTCTTCACTCTACCGCGCGGGCGGGCGCATCGAATGGGCGACCGGGGCAATCCTGCTGGTCACGGCCAGCGCGCGGGAGGCGATCGGCGACTGGGATGACAGTTTCTTCCTCTATAGCGAAGAGGTCGATTATCTTCAGCGCGTTCGGGCAGCCGGCCTGGACGTGCTTTATGTTCCGGAATCTCAGGCCGTGCATATCGGCGGCGATTACCATAGCAGCGATTTCCTGACCGCGCTGATGACCACCAACCGCATCAAATATTACCGCCGGCATCACGGGGCATTCGCCTCTGCGGTATTCCAATCCGGCATCGTGGCAGGCGAAGCGATACGCCTGGCGGTGGGCTCAGGACGTCGCGCCGCACTGAGCGCAGCACTCGGCTTATAA
- a CDS encoding WecB/TagA/CpsF family glycosyltransferase → MQRQRQLLFGMYMDAMRMDDVIERCRAALSTRRPILLGVLNAAKIVELHRHKVLRESLLECDLLLADGQSVVWASKLLGKPLPERVAGIDIFTRLLFLAHRDDRSIALLGAKPEVLKEMRRVIAERFPGLKIAYSHHGYYEAAEAGQIAADIKASGADMLFLGMTSPKKEIFLGSYGSSLNVPVLHGVGGSFDIIAGLTKRAPPAWQKAGMEWAYRLLQEPRRLWWRYLKTNTSFVQLTAREMLHPARAFRFVANRNVAPVRSRIPDAQLRSIADE, encoded by the coding sequence ATGCAAAGGCAACGCCAGCTCCTGTTTGGCATGTATATGGACGCCATGCGCATGGATGACGTCATCGAACGATGCCGGGCAGCCCTTTCGACGCGCCGGCCGATCCTTCTGGGCGTGCTCAATGCCGCAAAAATCGTCGAGCTACACAGGCACAAGGTTCTGCGCGAATCCCTGTTGGAATGCGATCTCTTGCTGGCCGATGGACAATCCGTCGTGTGGGCGAGCAAATTGCTCGGCAAGCCATTGCCGGAGCGCGTGGCCGGTATCGATATCTTCACGCGCCTCCTCTTCCTTGCGCATCGCGACGACCGGTCGATAGCGCTTCTGGGTGCCAAACCTGAAGTGCTGAAAGAAATGCGCCGTGTCATTGCCGAGCGTTTTCCCGGTTTGAAGATCGCCTATAGCCATCACGGATATTACGAGGCTGCGGAAGCAGGCCAGATTGCGGCCGATATCAAAGCTTCCGGCGCCGACATGCTTTTTTTGGGAATGACCTCGCCGAAGAAAGAGATATTTCTCGGATCCTATGGTTCGTCGCTGAACGTGCCCGTCCTGCACGGTGTCGGCGGCTCTTTCGATATCATTGCCGGGCTTACAAAACGCGCGCCGCCCGCCTGGCAGAAGGCTGGTATGGAGTGGGCCTACCGATTGCTGCAGGAGCCGCGCCGCCTTTGGTGGCGTTACCTGAAAACCAACACCAGCTTCGTTCAACTCACCGCCCGCGAAATGCTTCATCCGGCGCGCGCATTCCGGTTCGTTGCGAACCGCAATGTGGCGCCGGTGAGATCCAGAATTCCAGATGCGCAACTTCGGAGCATTGCTGATGAGTGA
- the wecC gene encoding UDP-N-acetyl-D-mannosamine dehydrogenase, producing MSEVFKGRLAILGMGYIGLPTAVVIATRGVDVIGVDINPATVAALSRGEVPFVEPDLAVAVSGAVAMGRLTATTETPEADAFIIAVPTPFNEDRTADLSYVKTAAEQIAPMLKSGNIVVLESTSPPGTTQKIGDWIGALRPDLRMPRDGETGADIFIAHCPERVLPGRIMIEMITNDRVVGGLTPRCAEKAASIYRLFAQGEILLTDAASAEMAKLVENAYRDVNIAFANEISLISESLHIDVWEVIRLANRHPRVNILSPGPGVGGHCIPVDPWFIVSAAPTLSRLIRIAREVNDHRPHHVAGQVVEKAKRFRAPTVACLGLTFKANVDDVRESPAIEVVGLIAASLPDVDILVADPYVSVMPPLLAKYDNLRLEGAYQAVERADIVVLLVEHEPFKAMRHTRLTGKVIYDTRGAWH from the coding sequence ATGAGTGAAGTGTTTAAGGGCAGACTTGCCATTCTGGGCATGGGCTATATCGGCTTGCCCACCGCCGTGGTGATTGCGACGCGCGGCGTCGATGTGATCGGTGTCGATATCAATCCGGCGACCGTTGCTGCCTTGTCGCGCGGGGAGGTGCCCTTCGTCGAGCCGGATCTGGCCGTGGCCGTCAGCGGTGCTGTTGCTATGGGGCGGCTGACCGCGACAACCGAAACCCCGGAAGCGGACGCATTCATCATCGCCGTGCCGACACCCTTCAACGAGGACCGGACCGCTGATCTGTCCTATGTGAAGACGGCTGCCGAGCAGATTGCTCCGATGCTGAAGTCGGGCAACATCGTGGTGCTTGAATCGACGTCGCCACCGGGAACCACGCAAAAGATCGGCGATTGGATCGGAGCGCTGCGTCCGGATCTGCGAATGCCGCGCGATGGCGAAACCGGTGCCGACATCTTTATTGCCCATTGCCCGGAGCGCGTTCTTCCCGGCCGCATCATGATCGAGATGATCACCAACGACCGCGTCGTCGGTGGTCTGACGCCGAGATGCGCGGAAAAGGCGGCGTCGATTTATCGCCTGTTCGCCCAGGGCGAGATTCTGCTGACCGACGCTGCCAGCGCGGAAATGGCAAAGCTCGTCGAAAACGCCTATCGCGACGTCAATATCGCTTTTGCCAATGAAATCTCGCTGATCAGCGAAAGTCTGCATATCGATGTCTGGGAAGTCATCCGTCTCGCCAACAGGCATCCGCGCGTCAATATTCTAAGCCCCGGACCGGGCGTCGGCGGGCATTGCATCCCGGTCGATCCCTGGTTCATCGTCTCTGCGGCACCGACACTGTCGCGGTTGATCCGCATAGCCCGTGAGGTCAACGATCACCGGCCGCATCACGTCGCCGGACAGGTCGTGGAAAAGGCGAAACGGTTCCGTGCGCCGACCGTTGCGTGCCTTGGTCTGACCTTCAAAGCCAATGTCGATGATGTGCGCGAAAGTCCGGCAATCGAGGTCGTCGGCCTGATCGCCGCATCATTGCCAGATGTCGATATCCTTGTGGCGGATCCCTATGTGAGCGTCATGCCGCCGCTTCTGGCGAAGTATGACAATCTTCGCCTGGAGGGCGCGTATCAGGCGGTGGAGCGCGCCGATATCGTGGTGCTTCTCGTTGAGCATGAACCTTTCAAGGCCATGCGGCATACACGCCTGACAGGCAAGGTAATCTATGATACGCGTGGTGCCTGGCACTGA